One Dysidea avara chromosome 8, odDysAvar1.4, whole genome shotgun sequence genomic window, CACATTGTTATGTTATTCTCTATAGGATACTCCTACTCACCCATCATGTggtaattgtacatacagtacatttagAGGAAACCCTGGACTACCAGGATCACAGGTACACACTACACTAGCTACTAAATGTTATGTGTagtcatgtgtctcctctgtcaCCACCATGCACCACCACTGTAGGGTCCTAAAGGATATCCGGGTGATGATGGTCCTCGTGGTAGGTCAGGTCAACCAGGTACTAATGGAGCTTATGGACCAAAGGGAGATGATGGTGACCAAGGTTATCCTGGACCCCGTGGTCCTAAAGGAGAATGTCTTCTCACTGGTGGGCAGCCTGGCCCTCAAGGGGAAATGGGAGAACCAGGACATAAGATGTTGTACTGCAAACATCGCTTTAGCAAAGTTTAATAGCATCATATCATTGTCATTTTAGGGTGTTACTGGATACAAGGGAGTTCATGGTCCTAAAGGATACCAAGGAGAAAAGGTAACTACCACCCTAATAATGTTAAATCGGTTTAATGAACTAGTGATCTCTTGTAGGGAAAATTTTGCCTGCATGCACCACCTGGATATCCTGTAAGTAATAACAATTGCATAACAATCATTAACTATAGCTGCAACTGATATTACATGGTCTGCTATTGTCTAGCTTTTTGCTTATACaatttaatttgttttgtaCAGGGTATCCCTGGTGATGAGGGTCCTTGTGGTGAACCTGGAATGACAGGAGATCCAGTGAGTGAATCTAAATATAAAAAAATATCCATATGTGGTCATAATGTAGGGTCCACGTGGTCCCAAAGGACAGAAAGGAAGTACCAAGGGACTTTGGAAGGTATGCTAGTGTAATGATCACTGACAATGTTCCCATCTTAATTCATGAAGTTGTAAGCAATGCATAGCTACAATGGCAACTGTCAATTTGAAGTCTTTGTATGTTGTGATATCTTTATTGATCATATGCAGATCAGAAAACAATTTGATAATATGGTCAACTATCTTGGACTTCAGCTACAGTCATGTTGTAAGGCAGGTATGGATGATGCAAAATGGTTGACAGTGAATCAGTTTTGACTACCTCTACCTGTATAATAGCTGGACATCATGTCACAACAAAGAGAGCAACACGTGATGTAGACACTGGTACATCATCACAATACAATTGTCCTAAACAAGGCACGGTGAGTTCTTCACTACAACAACAACCACACAATTTTTCATTATCTTCATCATAACATTTTAGTTTGTACAAGGAGAACATGGGCCCGAAGGACCACAAGGACCAAAAGGTATGTGAACAAGTAGCATGTATATCAGACATAATACAATCAATACACAATAACTAGTGACTATATGCAACCTCTTATTAGCATGGCACACCACTAACACCAATAGTACGTAGACATCATACCATCATACTATTACTACAATAGGGAGAGATGGGTGATGATGGTAGTCAGGGACCTAAAGGATACAATGGAGTACCTGGAAAACATGGAGCTGCTGGTAAACCTAGAGATCAGGGACCACCTGGACCTTATGGACCTAAGGGATATCCTGGAGAACTCCAACAATGTCAACAATGTACAGAAATTCCTGCAGTTAAAGGAGAGAAAGGAGACCAAGGTGAAACTGGTGACAAGGGACCTCCAGGTTACAGGGGACCTCAAGGACCTCCTGGAGATGACGCTCAATGCCTTGTTGGGAGACCAGGAACTAAGGGAATACGTGGTCCATCTGGAAAAGATGGATTAAAGGGAGATATTGGTCCTGTTGGATATCCTGGTCTTCCAGGAGTTCAGGGTAACCTTGACAATGCCAAACGTGTAGAAGAACTACTTGAATACATTGCCACCTTTCGCTCATCATTCTACCAGTGTTGTTTTGGGCAAGACTATGACTCACATCTCAAAAGAGCAATTGATGCTATAAACTTTGAAGTGAGGGAACGACGTGATGTTGGAACTACCAATGATGACAACACAACATGCAAATACTATGTGGATTATGAAAGTGGTAGTCCTTGTAATCATTACTTCACATATTGTCCATTCAAGAAAGGACCAATGGGATATGCCGGTCCACCAGGACCCAGAGGAGACCCCGGTAACCAAGGTTATCCTGGACCAGATGGACACGATGGACAAGATGGTAAACCTGGTTCTAAAGGTCAAAAGGTCAAAAGGGTAATAGGGGACCACCAGGACCAGAAGGACCACCTGGAGTTGACACCTATAAAAAATGTCCTACACAAGGACCTAAAGGACAGAAGGGAGTACCTGGTGAAAAGGGAGACAAGGGTCCTCGTGGTGATGTTGGTTATCCTGGTGCTAAAGGAGAAGCTTGTCCACCTTCTGTTGGTCCTGATGGAGTACCAGGTGTACCTGGTTATCCTGGAGTGAATGGAGAGAAGGGAATAAGAGGAGCACATGGACCACAAGGACAAAGAGGAGAACCAGGTGATGATGACATCACTCAAGAACAGTTGGATGAGTACAAGTTACGACTAGACCAACTGGCAAATATTGTAGCCACAAGAAGTTGCTGCTACAATCCTACCCACTAGAACTTTATCACTGACTTGTATATTTTACTCATTTAAAGTTGTGTATATAACAATAAAAATTAACAATATACTAAACACAAATGTATTTAATAGTGCATTGGTAGCTATTATGAAGTACCCTATAAGCTGTAAATAAACAAAACTGCAGCAATAAACATATTTGAAATGTTCATACTCCAACAACTAATCTATCTTACTAGTTGTTTAGCATGATTGTGTAAATTTTGTTGAGTTAGTGAAGTGGTCATGAGTGATGCAATCTCAGAAGTGTCAGAACTATACAACATGATAGGTTTTTGCAAGTTGATGGGAGCCTTGTAAATGTTTAGTTTGGGAAAATATGTCACAACAGTCagtaattctaatagagcagtcaaactgCTAATGGACACAGTTAGTTTATTAGAACAGACGATTATACTGGCAACAGTATTTACAAAGCTGTATTCCTTGAtcctccctaatagaacaatcaatgaACGACACAAAGACAATCTCTCTAACACAGTGAATATCAAATAAATTTGAAgaactaaaattaatgttgaatgGAAATTCTGATGATACTTGGGTATTGTTTATGTTCAGAGTGTGGTCATACAACTCTACTATTGCTTGAAACATGAGTCAGTGTTCTGGTTGGCATCATCATGTTAGTTCTAGGACATAATTTAGAGAATGTGCATTTTCAATTTTCATCCTTTTGTTGgtcattataattatgcatcCTGGTTTGGTTCTATCTAGGCCTCAGTTAAACATGCTCAAAAtgttgcccaaaatgctttcagggtGGATAGAAAAATAAGTGATAGAAAAATATAAGTGATAGGCACAGGGCCTTTGTCTGTATCCATATCCAGTGACAAGCCACAAGTCGTCTAACTTCTTTTTGAAAACTGATATGGTGGGTGCTGAAACCACTTCAGCTGGTAAACAGTTCCATTGATTTATAACCCTCTGGGTGAAAAGGTTGGCTCTCAGTTACAGTCTACTTTGCTGTTTATAGAGTTTCAGATggtgctcttcagtgttcccattaggttagcaacatttcttatgATTATCATGGAACATTTAAAtgtaatcagtgaatgctctattagaatatttcgctacaacttgactgttctataagagagTATCagttgcagtttccactgactgctctattagggtgcaTCAATGGGTTTttatggaattaagctccaaaAAGTTTGAAATATTCACTTAATATGTTAGCTAGTATAATGCTggtatagcactccagcctattatcaTGCtagcatatttgacacaggcctagtTCTATCTGAAATGTCCACTGTGATCAAGGGTGTGGAACCATTGATCATtcaacattaaaattaatgaacattcaacattaattttagttcTTCAAAAGAAATGGAACCAGTATATATGACAAAGGTCCTTAAGAGCACCAACAATTTTTATAATACATGTCATGGGAAATAGACCAAGAATGGGTCCTAGCAACTACCACCAGCCCACTGTGCAGCACATCTTTAACAGCCTTCGACAAGTTCACATCTTTCAAAGTTACATGCCAATGTTGTTAccatattatgtacatgtattgtataaAGCAGAAAATTGCTGTTATTGTACTTTATTGTGTTGTACACTCTTACATGGAAGAACGACTCTGTCAAATGTGTTGAGCTTAAATTAAAATCAACCAATTAAGTTTGTGGAGCCCAAACCACACAAACATATTCCCATCAGTGGCCTAACAATAGCTTTGTATGCTCTATCTACATGTTGACTTCTGAAACATATCCCAATATATTCAAAACCCTGGTGCTTTTGAAGCAAAAATCTGATACTGGGAAGACCACAGTAACTTTCCATTTGTATGGATTCCCAGGTGTTTCACAAGATTGGTCCACTGGACTGGCTAATAGTCAATTAGAGTAATTAGGCACCTATTGTTGGTAATCAATAAGGCATTGTTCTAAATGGTGGTCCAGTCATGCTCTACACTTTGGCACGCTTGGACACTTGTGTGTGCCATGGTTTGAGCATTAGACCATtgttattatattgcttgtgtCCTGTCACCTAAAACCTGATGTAGGCGGGAGGTGATTGTTAACACATTTACCTTTGTTATTTGAGtatgcgactgctctattagagtatcttgaaagGTGCAGACTGTGCTCTCATACTTCCTGTTGAACAACAGTGGAAGGACGTGCAACTGCTGTGTTTATATCTGCAGCCAATACATTTATCTTAACACTTGGTCATTCTGTGCCTCTCtgtcatgaaatacatgatctataatcaaataataaaatttggCAAGGTTACCTTAAAATTGATACAGGCAGTGGCAGGAAACAGGAGCACATCAAATCTTGCCCATAGGATTTGATGAGCTCCTGCAGGAAACAAGGAGTGTGATAGCCTTATATGCTATTCACTATAATACTTTCATTTTCAACTTGTACATTTTACAGGGTCCAATTAATTACAAACTAAGCAAACACAAGAAATATACAACAGCACAGAATTATTGCACTGAACAAACACAGACATAGCGTTTACTGTTAGTATGTACAGTCAAAAAGCTACCAACATTTGTTAAAggtcaatataattatacataaataCATTTCATTGCATTTTGCATTACAGGATAACAAATACAACACAAAGACACTTATGTAGTAAAtaaatacgtatgtacataccaAAAAACAACTAGTAACTTTACAATAAAAACATGTTCTATATTTGATTTCTGCAGCATTGGCTGGTGATTAGTGGTGGTGTATGAGGAGTAGTTGATTGCTTATCAGCTGGTAGTATATCCACTGACTTGTAGTGTCGAATTGGTCCTGCACAGTGTTGTAATGACTGTCGGTATTCAACCAaccattttctttcttcttcctCCTTTTCGGCTTTCTTTAAAGCTAGCTCCCTAGCCTGCTGCTCTTCACGCTCTCTCTTGTCCATCTCGTACAGTTTTCGCTGCTGGCTACGCTGCTCCGTGTTTAATACAAAATTCTGAACTTGCAGAAGAGGTCTGTTTGATTTCTCCGGGACAAATGGTTTACTGTAGATAGTTTCATTTTTAGAAGCCTTAAATTCAGCAACCACTTTTGCTTGTTCTTGCATTTCCTTGACCTATATGCATTAGGAACAAACTAActcattcacacacacacaacacacacacgacATGTTGATAGCTATCAACTTTTCTTTATTATACACTATAACTTTAGTATTCATTACTGTCCATTGTGTTACTTAGTATATCATAGGGTCTCATCTTTTCACAAATAAATATTTATACAAGTCCTCAAAGGTATTCTGTAGCAGAGTTATCTGGCACCATCCAATGAAGTAAAATTAAACCCCCCTGGGAACCACCTAGTGTTTAGACAACTGAAGGGAGAAAAGGAGAGAGAATagacgtcttaatgattaagacaaaatatacattacaagcatacaggggcctagacacaggggtaccatgtgctgatggatcagtacaggagccctggcaagacttacattaactaaaggtaaattaaattacaatacacaaaaaaaagaaacatacttaaagtttacctaaggtggtctaaaagatcccagcccggggaggctctagaattaaaaattctgtaagaacaggacacagcaatgcgagctgcctgctcaaacaaggatcttatggttttctttggcacttcacaagcagtagccatttgaacaattgtttctggcaaaaagtggcctaaacaaccaatttcaattggaacaagattgacagttaacccagaaagctggaggtcatataGCAAGGAAGACCAATAAATCTGAATCAGTACAGTAAAAGAAACAACCAAGTGATggtactccaatagaacaaccaactactttaatagaacaatcttTATATTGTTGGTAAAGGAATTCCAGATATACCCGTATGTATGTACGGAAagaaacatatgtgaccggaacccgacacaatagcgcatttttcgaattcctgtttattaaatatttatgatctacttagccaagtacattctctagcaaagtttcagcctcatatctatatgccaataacttttagAGTCACagacctacaaagtagcaacaacagaaaaatcgatttgtacaccAAGTATACtctattgggaaaataaattacaaacacTTACTAAAATGGTTTAACTTATGAAAGAATGGACGTACTGGGCTGAAagtttcaccatcgtgtttgccatgaataggggaatcatttactgggtaagtttgtccttttatTGCCTTTCTCCACTGGATACAAAGgcgaaattcgtgaagaaagATCGATCACATACAATCGCTTTGACGTCacataaacaaacactcataacttgCATATCCTTGGGTATAGCTACTGCAACggaacaaagattttctaactacttttgagtaggcgaataagatgatatccaggattTTATTGGTAGTCCCtgccttcactaagaaagaggctttcaaaaaatttacaattttttcaaCAATATGCAAAAACTTCACCAATTGTTTTCAATGCattatactggaaatttaggcttgtgctattgtgttgggttttcgcagatccggtcacataagtAGGGAAAATTGGCAAATCAAGTAAAATATCACAGTTGGCAAAATAAAATtgctattaaaaattagctTAGATCCAAGACTTGTGCTAAAATCCATGCTTGATTCTTAACAAAATAGTTGTATATTTAGTAAAATTATGATCGgttattttgtaattgtaaaagTATCAGTTACGGTATAAACTTCACAAACGAAGCTTGTCTTTTAACCTACTGCAAATTTCTTGTTTGATTTTTGTGAtgaagatcagagtacaggacATATTGGAGTGCCACTTCCTTGTTCAAGGTTCAAGGATAGCACATGTACTAGCCCAACTAGCTTGATGACTTGGTAGCCCTTGGCCAGTCACATAGAGTTACTCGAGGGACTGCTTGGTTCCATCAGCAACAGGTTTACATGCTTAAAACTACATAACTACAAGAGTGGCTGTTTTCCTCACgagcaaaatatttggatggagaaaatttgatgaatttatgGTCACTAACCAAATTTTACCAGTGGCAAAGTTCCCTCCATACAGTATGTGactgaggttccattgtacttACCAATAATTCACACACAGTAGCTTACCTTTTCTTGGAATTGCTTCTGGTGTTTCTCCCCTCTTAAGTCAGATCGGAATTGGAAAAGTTCTGGTTCTATCTTCTGCCCTGGTCGTACCACCTTCTGTTTCTGAAAGGTTTGGTATTGGATTTGCCTTGAACTGTGACCCCTGACAATTTTTAGAACAGCAAATACAATAACAACACCACCCTATAGAATACCTCACTAAACTAGGACAAGAAACTGGGTACGAAATAAAGGTTAGGGGGGAACTTTTGAAAATACAGCAGAATAACtgtactatatacatagaaCTAATGTAACTGGTGGCTTGTCAGCACATACGACAAGAAAAAAAGAACTTGGCACTAAATTAAGCACATAGGAGTAAACTTTCTAATCACCTTTATTAGTTCCTCTTCTTGTCGCTTCAGTTCACCATC contains:
- the LOC136264764 gene encoding targeting protein for Xklp2 homolog, yielding MVVLTGVPGKRPVECTDPESLAFCLKKRKLEWDSKSIENSVATIEKFEQKEASPEPVFQPQPAPPADKPVFHPELSHKKMDVHPFQFESRYEGKPTRRDIVDGELKRQEEELIKGGVVIVFAVLKIVRGHSSRQIQYQTFQKQKVVRPGQKIEPELFQFRSDLRGEKHQKQFQEKVKEMQEQAKVVAEFKASKNETIYSKPFVPEKSNRPLLQVQNFVLNTEQRSQQRKLYEMDKREREEQQARELALKKAEKEEEERKWLVEYRQSLQHCAGPIRHYKSVDILPADKQSTTPHTPPLITSQCCRNQI
- the LOC136264763 gene encoding collagen alpha-1(III) chain-like; the encoded protein is MKLLLLLTSLATALLLAIAIDTPTHPSCGNCTYSTFRGNPGLPGSQGPKGYPGDDGPRGRSGQPGTNGAYGPKGDDGDQGYPGPRGPKGECLLTGGQPGPQGEMGEPGHKMLYCKHRFSKGVTGYKGVHGPKGYQGEKGIPGDEGPCGEPGMTGDPGPRGPKGQKGSTKGLWKIRKQFDNMVNYLGLQLQSCCKAAGHHVTTKRATRDVDTGTSSQYNCPKQGTGEMGDDGSQGPKGYNGVPGKHGAAGKPRDQGPPGPYGPKGYPGELQQCQQCTEIPAVKGEKGDQGETGDKGPPGYRGPQGPPGDDAQCLVGRPGTKGIRGPSGKDGLKGDIGPVGYPGLPGVQGPMGYAGPPGPRGDPGNQGYPGPDGHDGQDGPEGPPGVDTYKKCPTQGPKGQKGVPGEKGDKGPRGDVGYPGAKGEACPPSVGPDGVPGVPGYPGVNGEKGIRGAHGPQGQRGEPGDDDITQEQLDEYKLRLDQLANIVATRSCCYNPTH